taaaaataaaccactTTCAAGCAAAAGCTAAGAAAGCTTTTCTTTGGTGGATACTTTTTTTTAGAGTACtctttgtattaaattattaatattcggCAACTTTATGAACACGGAAAATTGTTTTTGGAAGCCAAATTAGAGGTTCGTTTGTTTTAAAATCTTGTACAAACagggcttttttttttgtcaactctacaatttttttattccaaaatcaTCTCTAACTGCCCGCAAGCAAAATTACCAACCCAGGGTTACTGCTCAAATGCATTTTCCTTGCCGCAATTATTGGGCTTGCAAGTTGCTCCGCGTATTGTTGATGAGCAACCTTCTAAGTTCTAAGATAAATATCAACAAAGTTTCCCGCTGACAATTTGTTGACTACAAATACATTTTGATTTGCCAAAACCATAACCAATATCATACACTAATCAGAGGATAAAAAAACTAACACGTTTCCGAGCAACATAAAGAGAAGAGAATATACTTGGAATATTAGCTCACATTCACCAtcttaagtttaatttaattgaataaaaaatggcAAGGAAGTGAGGAATCAAAACTTATTGTATTCCATCAAAATCAAAACCTAAATGTCAAAGTTGAACAATTTCCTAAAGAGAGGGTTCTCTGGCTAGCGAGAACAAAAACAACCAAAAGAAATACTACGTATTATGGATATTATTAGTGGCATTCACCACAAAAGGCATCATGTTCAATTCCCCGAGAGATTTATTCATTAGTGGGTAGAAATCTTGAGGTTGAGGGACTTGTTGAACCAAGCCTTCCAGCTCCCACTCCCCCTGCTGCTGCGAGAAAGTGCTGTACTTCCATCTACATCCGCCACACCCTCTGGCTTCTTAAACAGCACGAAATTCCTCACCCCATGTGATCCAATTCTCTCCCAAGGACTCAAAGCTGCAACACCATCACACACAATTCAGAACAACACAAACCCAATACAAAAAGCCAAATTTTTAAAGGACCTaaaagacaaaacttagatgtGTACTAATTCCTTAGCCTTAGGTGTTTGTGGTGTTGTTCTCTATTCAGAATTTTACTTTGGCAACATAGCTGAACATGAAGACAgacctttatttataaatattgcaGAGATGGAAGATTAATCTAATAGGAGAATAACACCAAAAACACCTAAGAAAACTCATCAaagctttttcctttttaaaacacaCCCACACCATATAAGTTCACCGAAAATTCCAATTCATGTCTCAAACACAtaacaaaatttcaattcatgatttttttttttttgataaaacaaCTAAATGTCACTAGACACAGATTACTAGCATGGTTCATGACTCCGGACGGCTACAGTAATCTCTCCAATtcaattttctgaaaatatcttgcaaccacaacagaacaatCTGTCCAAttcaatttctaaaaataactCGCAACCACAAACAACGCACCAATTTCTCCAATtcaatttaagataaaaaaaacaattttggcAATCCAATTAAATAAACAGAGAGGGTTGGATTGAGAACTTGAAAAAAGGTACCATCAGATCCAAGATGGGGGCAATAAAGCACGAAACCGGTGGTGTTGTTTCCCAGGACGGGAAGCCTGCCCTCACGCGCGTAGGACTTAAGTGCGGTGTCGATGACCGCCGCCACAAGCTCCTCCTCGTTCACCACGAACCTAATGGGCCCCGCGCTCCCCAGCACATTGATGCTTATCAACAGCCTCTTCGCGTTCTGGTTCTTCTTCTGCTTGCTCATCGTCAACATCGTcaaggaaacaaaacaaaaaaaacaacaaatcgAGTCGAAAAGGAAAACCGTGAATGAATGAAGAAAGGTGGTGATGAATGGTTCAAATTCAGGGGTCGAGGCCGAGGCAGCGGTAGTACCAGGCTTGCTTGCAAGAACCGAATGCGCTCGCCCTTGATGTGAAATGGGAGCGCATCCAATCGAAtctgtctagggtttctagcaTTCACAAGCAATTTGGGGATCTTAGAGAGAGGGGAGGGGAGGctcagaaacaaaaaaaaaatagactttGGTTTCTTTCAGAGACAAAGGTGGGGGTCTTTATATAGGGAAGGGTCTTGGTGAAAGTCTTATTAGGGTTTTGTTTTTGCTCAGTAAGTTAttaattgtttgttttcttgagtttttgAGTCGGGGTCaaattatatgtatttattCTCTCACGTGGTTGTCTAAACAGAAATGGGTTCATTTCATAACTATCTTTATATACGGCTCCTCAATTCTTTTTAGGAGTATTACACTCAACATCTATTTAATCTACCAGCCATGTTACTGATATACTTTTCAACGCACTTTTTTAAGGGCACgctgttgaaatttattaaaaattaccaaataaaaaatgaaaattatcaaATGAATGAGAGCTGGGACttccaaaatttataatttttattaaatttcaattaataataaaaatatatgttactaatatttctcttaatctaattcaaatgaaagaattacataaatgttATGTTTGGTATAATTAGTTTAAAACTAGtttgaagttaaaaatattagtagatagttaaaagttaaaaaattatcttattaaatcataaatatttcataatattatcgattgaaatgtaaaattacgtaaagaaataaaaataataaaattttatcaaaaataaaaaagattaaaaaaatttaataaatatatgaggataaaaagagaataaatataacaaactaaaaacaagtattttaagAAACGTTTTAAAtagtatcttaaaaaatattaaaagttacaGCAAAAGCTCATTTATCAAGCCATCAAACAAAcccttcaattaattaaaaaattatagacaGACTTAAATGTGTTGTCAAACacaatcttttaataaaaaattctttaacagtattttagtttgttttgtttaatagatattattttatataattaaaatttataataaacaaaaatattaatatctaaattatattttaattaaaatttattataatatttatataaattatattgtagaattttaataaatatttttattataatataaatttgttatagttattgatatttttaaaaatttattgaattcaagtttgaaataaatatgaaaatagcatattaaaagatataaaaagttaagaaaatcaagaatgcgaataaagataaaatataactgAAGATATTTCTTTTGgactaattattaaatttaaaattaaattaacaaatatatctaaaaaaataaactaaatattcaatatatataagatttacATAAGGCACATGGTTAAacttttttagtgaaaattacttgtaaaagttcttaaaaataaactttgaaCTTGTTTTTACGTGACTTGGCCAGTATTGGctagttcttttttctttggtcTTCAAATTTCCACTTtgtaccaaaaataaataaatatcaagtaTACATGTAAAGATAACAGAACGGtagttataataataaaacaacagAACGGTATTTCAAATGGTTAAGAGAGATATTTTTTAGTGAGAGTGTGTGAAATAAACCTTCcatgaaaaaaagaaggaaaaaaagtttaaaatatctAATTGAGAGAGTGAACAAAATTAGAGACCTACTCTCCAAATTATAGATTCTACTTTATTAGATAAAAGTGGATTTTATGTGAAGATGTGAATATAAACTTTACTAAAATCGATTTTACGGtggataataaaaaaagtagcaTTTAAGTTTGCATAAGGcacagaataattttttttataacactaaaatttataataaataaatatttttgaatataaattatgttctaactaaaatttataaaaaaatatatgattttaacatataaattatattttagatttatgataaacaatttatattttatacaaggttatttttaattatttatattttttaaaatatattaaaattcaacttagaaaaaaagataaaaaggacATTGAAAgagataagttaaaaaaattcctaaaaatattttcGTTAAAAAATGGCTCCTAAAAGCACTGTTATTTAagatacatattctaatttatataaaaaattatacaggaatttaaattttataatttcaaaaagaaaatgattttatttgaaaatttattattttaataatagttTACAAATTTCTCATTATACTTAAGACTGATTTaggaaaattaaatattgattaaaataattttaaaaactattttgatctgataactaatatttaaagacaaagaaaatatttttgtttttgaaaggaagacaaacaaaatattgatttaatCTAATATAAAAAGTTCTTTAAAATGCGGTATAGAACAAAGAAGTTATAAGCTCGCATTCAATGAAAATAAGTGTAGAAATGATCTGATTAATAGTTTATTTGCtcacttgtttattttaattaagtttaagaaagtaaaattattaaaacaaaataaatatttatttttaagatgttCGTAAAAACCTGATATATACAAATTGATTCGAGGCTTTTATGTTTAGATGCCAAATTCActtcaatttcaataaataaataaattcattgtttggTAGTAGTTGCTATGGAAGAAACTAGAGTCTAGACCCATTAAAAGTAACGCCAGATCTCAATAAAGACACTTTAGAGAAATCATAATCAGTGAGATACCATTGCAATTAATAGGTGGACACTCCAAGCAACGCTCACTTCTAAGAAAAGAATGTCTGGCTAAGCAATGGTATTGCGGATTAACTTGATTATTACTCCAACATTGCAAACTTCTATTTATTTAGCCTACAAAGAATCCATTTTCCATTATCTTCATAATTACACCCTTTGGTCCTAAACTTGGGTCTCATACCCCACTACAAGAAAATCCATAACCAGCTTATGTATTTTCCTTGTCTCCTCTTTAATTTCTTGGATATCAAAGAAGTAAAACATTGTGTCTCTCTCATATTTAGAAAGAGAATACCCAACTCTTGCAACAATAACTTGTGAGCTCCTATAATTGAATTATAGTTATAGATCTTCATGTTCCCTTTTCTGCCCCTGCATTGTTTAATTGTGATAGTGAATTAGCTCGACCCTATAgcttttagtttcaattttcGTGTAAGAACCAAACAAGGATGAAGGGGTAAGATTAAAGAGGtctgaaaaaaataacaaacaaaatatggaGAGAAAAAAGCAAATATATTAGGTGGGAATAGCAGAATCCATCTTGTTTGTTACACAAGGGCATTATATGGGTGGCCCAATTTAGATTGGGCTCAAAGGTATTTAGTTTTTCTAAGACACtcaactatttttttggtaaaccCAGAAATAACATACAAGTCCTTGATTCTGAAGATCGCCCAAAGCCATAATTCTGGCAAGCTAGAAGAGTATGCCAAATAAGAATTAGTCTACCTGTCCATTGAATTGAATTTCGTGTTTctcatttcttaattttctctCAACCATGCCCCCGTCTGGATGATTGTTTCACATCGATAATTAGCTTCAATTAAtctaaattatgataaaattgtatttgtagttgatggtttaattttatatatctagATAATCAAATTTCTAATGAGTGCCTGCCTGTCTTCTTTTAATTATCTCATTCATATTTCATTCTTCCATGATGGAATGGAAACAACTTTACACTTACTTATTGGGGCAGATTATATCAAAGATTTTTTAGCATTCCAATATAAGAAAATTGCGAAGCTTGCGCAAATTCTTGAACCCCCTTTATTCCTTCTCCATTTTGTGGTGTGCGGTTGGAGGTTATATATTGTCCTGATAGGGTTATCAAGTATATGTATGATATGTTTTATGCAATATCtggcaaaaaaattaattagagaaattgaaaaacaaCGTCAGTGTCCAATTTTAGAACCAGACCAACCTGGTCAAGAGAGTGGCTCTGAAAGTTTAATGGTAGGATTAAAGTGACAAACACTATGAAATGccaacaacaaaattatttcGGTTTTATATCTGAAATCTTCAGAGGACCTGGTTTTCTCTATATAATTACATGATAGGTAGCAATCCAGTGCCAATAACTTAATGCTCTTCAAGACAACACTTACAGGCAGCCATGTTTATATGCTGGATCACATGCAGTAGTTGATATTAGTAATTGATTTGCTGTAACTTATCTACATGTGTGGTggacaattaataaaaaaattgtctttgcTACATCTTGTTCCTATGAGACTTTAACTGAGGATCTGTTGTAAATTTGTTGCAAAACtgtctattttcttcttttctttatttgtaaCAATCAAACATAAATATCAGGAAGTTCATAATAATAGATATCAGAAGATTTACAATAATTGATGTGTTCTGCTTAACCAACTAGAAGTGGAGGtactgtttatttatttatggcgATCTAAAGCTGTCAGGAATGCTATCTGTACTTGGCCAATTGCAAAACTGGAAATTAaggtgatttatttttaaatgatattttttccaTGATTTGCTTTTCTGGCGACAGTGATGCTGCTTTACCTGGTGTATGCCATGCTGTTTCAGGCTTTGAGCCCATgcttcctctctctctcacacacattgTATCTAAGGTTCAAATGATAAATCATTCCAGCCATGCTCTAAGAGATTTCTGGTGTCCAAactgtatatttatatttataatgttttgTTATACTTTATATAAATGCTTGTTATTCTAACTTAATCAGCAACtcaattttgatatatttataggatgctaataaaaaggaaaataagataCCAAATTTGAAACCAAGAAAAGGACTAAAATACATGTCTCAAGGCATGCAAAAAGGAAGCATTTGGCGTCTTCTTTACACTATACTAATAACACTATTGCACTTCTTTTTCTACTACAGTTTCCGTAATTTCGTATTACTGCAAAAGTTGTCCTTAAACATTAACGTAATATTAATTAGAGTGATGACTGTCCAATACATGGCCGGAATTGTATAATTCACTTTTTTTAAGCAGTCATAAACTAGCTTCAAAGATCTAATTTTTAAGatccaattatatattaaatcttAAAGCAATAGGATAAATATCAATTTTGTGGTATAGTGTAATCCACCATCATTTAAATGTCTGGaaagtattaaaatttgaaaaaagattCATAAAAGTGCATTTTGTTTGTCACTTTAATCCtaccattaaaatatttttgttcaagTTAACATTTGTGTTTATATATGTCAATTGATGATACATACTTAAGTTGATGATATGTGATAATCATACATATATAACAATTGATTATGTATACATGAATAATAAGTGAATgtctaattagtaattattataattttgatcattGACCAAACTACCACATGTACATTGTCAGCTTAGGTCTTACATATGTGCATGGATCTATAATGTGTCATTTATGtagatattattaattattacataaGTAAATAACACGTCATGTAGAAACAAgtgttaacttaaaaaaaatcttatatagtTGAATTGAAGtgataaagaattttttttttttaaattctaatatttgTGAGACCtaagtataataaattaaaatttcaaatagtaATCCTAAAACAATATATCTTTATCTCTTtcaatgtgtattttttttatctctatttctttttctttgtataaaATAGCAACTGGATTTGCACCGATCATTTTCCATTTAATATATGCGGTCCTTCTCCTACCACATGTTATTTAAATAGTATATAGGTCTGTTAGATTAGATCCACTCGCGAGTCTATACAATTGACCTATGAATAAAGATGTATAGTCAAGTTTCCGTCGTACAGAGTTTCCTTTTCATTGAGAGGACAAACTCCGGTCCTAATTTTTCATGTCCCCACAATCAATAAAACTTCTGCAACGGCCAGTTTGCGCAATTTTCTGGAATGCAATCTTCAAAATTTATCGTTTTATGACTTGctgaaataaaaatatggtAGTTCCATATATTAACTCAAAAGTATtcctttattttatctttattttttgttttcctttatttgATTTCGAATTAGAGATGGAAAAATTTGCACAGAACAGTTATGCATCTAGCATAGAATCTCATCATCCTCTGCCGTTAAAGGCATCATCAAACTAGTTATACTTTACAAACACGACATTATGTTTAGAGTTTAATGTCTATACATAAACAGTTTTATACTCTCATTCAGTTATGCCTATAATGAGTTATGATTGATTGATCATTTGtttttacactaaatacatatataattctttttctcttgtATATTTTATTCAGCAATACCGacataaaatagagaaaattggAAAActagtaggaaaaaaaaaggtgttccTCCACCTACAACATGAGCAACTCCTCCATGGGAGGCATATCAGACAACAGACCCTCAAAGTCTTTGAAGGACACGTTCATGAGTAGCATGGAAGATGCAACACTATTCTTTTTATCATCAGTAGTGCTATCTTCATGTGGCTTGGCACTCATGACACCACCATTTGCAATTCCTCTTTTATTATAATCTGAAGAACATGCCACGGATGAGAATGAGGCACCATTTCCTACCCAGTTTGTTGTTGAGGAGTTCTTCCCTGTGAGGTGCTGAACCACATCTCTGAAGTGTATAGCGTCGGTTTCCACGTACCGTGTTTCGATGTGCACTATCTTTGGTCCACTCGTCATGATGTTGTGTGATGCAATGAGCTTGTTGCTGAACAGAATCTGAAGCCTAGTGAACAGAATCTTAAGTTAGGTACCCTTTAGCTTCTCTGCTAGCTATATCTTTGCTAATTCTTCAATCTAGTGAGAATTGCTGAATTGGAGAGTGTATGAGGGTTGAAAAAGTGCACGAGGATATGTGGGTGTTTTATAGGTGTGGTTGAGGTGCGTCCACGGGCTAGTACTCGAGTGAGCCTTTGAACTTGGCAGTCTTAAGGGACTATAAATTGTTACGCTGTCTTGTCCATGCCAAGTCAAAAGCACCCAACTTGGAATGTGATCAACTTGATTGTTCTTGGATTATCATACATGTGGTTcgattgaaaatgaaatttacaagccgacaaattaaaatacataaaagaactatcaattatgttatttataaaaaaattaataatacacaagacgtttcattattttaaacataCTTCTATTATTTCTG
This genomic interval from Glycine max cultivar Williams 82 chromosome 5, Glycine_max_v4.0, whole genome shotgun sequence contains the following:
- the LOC100499853 gene encoding uncharacterized protein LOC100499853 (The RefSeq protein has 1 substitution compared to this genomic sequence) produces the protein MLTMSKQKKNQNAKRLLISINVLGSAGPIRFVVNEEELVAAVIDTALKSYAREGRLPVLGNNTTGFVLYCPHLGSDALSPWERIGSHGVRNFVLFKKPEGVADVDGSTALSRSSTGSGSWKAWFNKSLNLKISTH
- the LOC106798904 gene encoding uncharacterized protein, producing MTSGPKIVHIETRYVETDAIHFRDVVQHLTGKNSSTTNWVGNGASFSSVACSSDYNKRGIANGGVMSAKPHEDSTTDDKKNSVASSMLLMNVSFKDFEGLLSDMPPMEELLML